The following proteins come from a genomic window of Microbacterium sp. JZ31:
- a CDS encoding energy-coupling factor transporter ATPase: MSPPDPALLRLSRVSITHPDAARATPREVSFEVRRGEVVLLLGPSGCGKSTLALALNGLIPHALPATLEGTIEVCGLDTATSTVAELSTHVAMVFQDPDAQLVAGTLLDEVAFGLENLRLPAAEVLARAEDALRRMGLWQRRAWNPDRLSGGGRQRLAIACALAMGSPLLVLDEPTANLDPVGIDDVYAALADVVAAGERGIVLVEHNLDAAVELATRVVVLDHEGRLAFDGPVTEVLRDHAETLLARGVWLPAATLAALRLRDAGHVLEPLPLTPAELRDALEPAAREAAASLLVREAPSGTGGEPLVRVRSLTLRRHDVEVLRDVDLDIPAGSFTAVIGPNGAGKTTLVQAIAGVTAPPRGRVSVAGVDSATASPRELAARIGFVFQNPEHQFVAHTVFDELAHGPRLRGVPDDEIRARVDEMLERFGLTERADAHPFLLSGGQKRRLSVGTALIAGADRGPVLLALDEPTFGQDRARAAELLALLRELHAEGTTVVIVTHDLPLVAEHATHVVVVAQGRVVAAAPRAEVFADEALLEQAGLRLPPVHRALRGGAAVPVGGREGAPAQRWPLPAPRGTRPVSSREAQPDPYAPRPPAPAWRFLHHLNPLTAIVAVAPAIVLLVFARGLTIPLAMLVLAAIVLAVGARLPRRLAAGLLVGVPLGMAAVGLSFSVWVDPAQVAATPEVLRIGGWALHRGALETGFATALRLTAIVVLAVLGGAATSGPDLVRAAIQHLRVPYRIGYAALAAYRFVPRFGHELEVIRAAHRVRGHGSRGPLGRLSRAWGYIVPLLASAIRHAERVALAMDARAFGAFPTRTERHPVPLRRRDPVFVLLFWTATAGMFLLVPALS; this comes from the coding sequence GTGTCACCGCCCGACCCCGCCCTGCTGCGCCTCAGCCGCGTCTCGATCACGCATCCCGACGCCGCGCGGGCGACGCCGCGGGAGGTCTCGTTCGAGGTGCGCCGCGGCGAGGTCGTGCTGCTGCTCGGCCCGAGCGGCTGCGGCAAGTCGACGCTCGCGCTGGCGCTGAACGGCCTGATCCCGCACGCGCTTCCGGCGACGCTCGAGGGCACGATCGAGGTGTGCGGCCTCGACACGGCCACGAGCACCGTCGCCGAGCTGAGCACGCACGTGGCGATGGTGTTCCAGGATCCGGATGCGCAGCTGGTCGCCGGGACCCTGCTCGACGAGGTCGCGTTCGGCCTCGAGAATCTCCGACTCCCCGCCGCGGAGGTCCTCGCGCGCGCGGAGGATGCACTGCGCCGGATGGGGCTGTGGCAGCGCCGCGCGTGGAACCCCGACCGGCTCTCGGGAGGCGGGCGGCAGCGGCTCGCGATCGCCTGCGCGCTCGCGATGGGATCGCCGCTGCTCGTGCTCGACGAGCCCACCGCGAACCTCGACCCCGTCGGCATCGACGACGTGTACGCGGCGCTCGCGGACGTCGTCGCCGCGGGCGAGCGGGGCATCGTCCTCGTCGAGCACAACCTCGACGCCGCGGTCGAGCTCGCGACGCGCGTCGTCGTGCTCGATCACGAGGGACGCCTCGCGTTCGACGGCCCTGTGACCGAGGTGCTGCGGGACCACGCCGAGACCCTGCTCGCGAGGGGCGTCTGGCTTCCCGCCGCGACGCTCGCGGCGCTGCGGCTGCGCGACGCGGGGCACGTGCTCGAGCCGCTGCCGCTCACCCCCGCCGAGCTGCGCGACGCGCTCGAGCCGGCCGCGCGCGAGGCGGCGGCGAGTCTGCTGGTGCGGGAGGCACCGAGCGGCACCGGCGGCGAGCCGCTCGTGCGCGTGCGAAGCCTCACGCTGCGGCGACACGACGTCGAGGTGCTGCGCGACGTCGATCTGGACATCCCGGCCGGATCCTTCACCGCCGTGATCGGGCCGAACGGGGCGGGCAAGACGACCCTGGTGCAGGCGATCGCGGGCGTGACCGCTCCCCCGCGCGGGCGGGTGTCCGTGGCGGGCGTGGACTCCGCGACCGCGTCGCCGCGCGAGCTCGCCGCCCGGATCGGCTTCGTCTTCCAGAACCCTGAGCACCAGTTCGTGGCGCACACCGTGTTCGACGAGCTCGCGCACGGCCCGCGCCTGCGCGGTGTGCCGGACGACGAGATCCGCGCCCGCGTCGACGAGATGCTCGAGCGGTTCGGCCTCACCGAACGCGCGGACGCGCATCCGTTCCTCCTCTCGGGCGGCCAGAAGCGCCGGCTGTCGGTCGGCACCGCCCTGATCGCTGGAGCCGACCGCGGCCCTGTGCTGCTCGCTCTGGACGAGCCCACCTTCGGACAGGATCGCGCCCGCGCGGCCGAGCTGCTCGCTCTGCTGCGCGAGCTGCACGCCGAGGGCACCACGGTCGTGATCGTCACGCACGATCTCCCGCTCGTCGCCGAGCACGCCACGCACGTCGTCGTGGTCGCACAGGGCCGGGTCGTCGCCGCGGCGCCCAGGGCCGAGGTGTTCGCCGACGAGGCGCTGCTCGAGCAGGCGGGGCTGCGGCTGCCGCCCGTGCACCGGGCGCTGCGCGGGGGCGCGGCGGTGCCGGTCGGCGGTCGCGAGGGCGCGCCCGCCCAGCGCTGGCCCCTGCCGGCGCCGCGCGGGACGCGGCCCGTGTCGTCGCGGGAGGCGCAGCCCGACCCGTACGCGCCGCGGCCGCCGGCCCCCGCCTGGCGCTTCCTCCATCACCTCAATCCGCTCACCGCCATCGTCGCGGTCGCGCCCGCGATCGTCCTGCTCGTCTTCGCGCGCGGCCTGACGATCCCCCTCGCGATGCTGGTCCTGGCCGCGATCGTGCTCGCGGTCGGCGCGCGTCTGCCGCGCCGGCTGGCCGCCGGGCTGCTCGTGGGCGTGCCGCTCGGGATGGCGGCGGTCGGCCTGTCGTTCTCCGTCTGGGTCGATCCGGCCCAGGTCGCCGCCACCCCCGAGGTGCTGCGGATCGGCGGATGGGCCCTACATCGGGGTGCGCTCGAGACGGGATTCGCCACCGCGCTGCGGCTGACCGCCATCGTCGTGCTCGCGGTGCTGGGCGGCGCCGCGACATCCGGCCCCGACCTCGTGCGCGCTGCGATCCAGCACCTGCGGGTGCCGTACCGGATCGGGTACGCCGCGCTCGCCGCCTACCGGTTCGTACCGCGGTTCGGGCACGAGCTCGAGGTGATCCGCGCCGCGCACCGCGTGCGCGGTCACGGCAGCCGCGGCCCGCTCGGACGGCTCTCCCGCGCGTGGGGCTACATCGTGCCGCTGCTCGCGAGCGCCATCCGGCATGCCGAGCGCGTCGCCCTGGCGATGGATGCGCGCGCGTTCGGCGCCTTCCCCACGCGCACCGAGCGGCACCCCGTGCCGCTGCGGAGGCGCGATCCCGTGTTCGTCCTGCTGTTCTGGACCGCGACCGCCGGGATGTTCCTGTTGGTCCCGGCCCTCTCCTGA
- a CDS encoding ECF transporter S component, which produces MPRTTLSTRTLLVCAAIGVATGLLGAAAGWITIAVLATVPVVYGFVLGAHVLPGVIAQRLLRLPGVAIATHVLASLVSSAFAPMYVWQFVATAVLFGGIQEASAALGRYRSWSPVRSLATAVVIGAVVAVAVAFAADLGSLAPWAQALYIALGVAGPIGWTIAGLSVAAALGRAGLAQSTEARIRSPREG; this is translated from the coding sequence ATGCCCCGCACGACGCTCTCGACGCGCACGCTGCTCGTGTGCGCGGCGATCGGCGTCGCGACCGGGCTGCTCGGCGCCGCAGCCGGATGGATCACGATCGCCGTGCTCGCGACCGTGCCGGTCGTCTACGGGTTCGTCCTCGGCGCGCATGTGCTTCCCGGAGTGATCGCGCAGCGCCTGCTGCGCCTGCCCGGTGTCGCGATCGCGACCCACGTGCTCGCGTCGCTCGTCTCGAGCGCGTTCGCGCCGATGTACGTCTGGCAGTTCGTCGCGACCGCCGTCCTGTTCGGCGGTATCCAGGAGGCGTCGGCCGCCCTCGGACGGTACCGCTCGTGGTCGCCGGTGCGCTCGCTCGCCACGGCGGTCGTGATCGGCGCCGTCGTCGCGGTCGCCGTGGCCTTCGCCGCCGACCTCGGCTCGCTCGCCCCGTGGGCGCAGGCGCTGTACATCGCTCTCGGCGTCGCGGGACCGATCGGCTGGACGATCGCCGGGCTGAGCGTCGCGGCGGCCCTCGGGCGCGCCGGTCTCGCGCAGTCGACCGAGGCGCGCATCCGGAGCCCGCGCGAAGGTTAG